The following proteins come from a genomic window of Microbacterium sp. SY138:
- the secY gene encoding preprotein translocase subunit SecY, producing the protein MFSAIARIFRTPDLRRKIGFTLAIVAIYRLGSNVPAPFVNFPNVEECLAANAGTDGLLGLVNLFSGGALLQLSIFALGVMPYITATIITQLLRVVIPHFEALHKEGQAGQARLTQYTRYLTIALALLQSTTLVTVARSGQLFGTTDLAACQQLLTNDVWWAQLLIIMAMTAGTGLIMWFAELVTERGIGNGMSLLIFTSIAATFPGAMSLIWQTKGFEVFLLVLLVGIIVMGLVVFVEQSQRRIPVQYAKRMVGRRTYGGTNTYIPIKVNMAGVIPVIFASSLLYIPALIAQFNTPQDGSTPAAWVTWITTNFTSGNSPVYMAAYFLLIIGFTYFYVAITFNPVEVADNMKKYGGFIPGIRAGRPTAEYLDYVLTRITLPGSLYLGLIALIPLIALATVGANQNFPFGGASILIIVGVGLETVKQIDAQLQQRHYEGLLR; encoded by the coding sequence TTGTTTAGCGCCATCGCGCGGATCTTCCGCACCCCCGACCTGCGTCGGAAGATCGGTTTCACACTCGCCATCGTCGCGATCTACCGGCTCGGCTCCAACGTCCCGGCGCCGTTCGTGAACTTCCCGAACGTCGAAGAGTGTCTTGCCGCCAACGCGGGCACCGATGGGCTGCTCGGACTGGTCAACCTCTTCTCCGGCGGCGCGCTGCTGCAGCTGTCGATCTTCGCGCTCGGCGTCATGCCGTACATCACCGCGACGATCATCACGCAGCTCCTGCGCGTGGTCATCCCGCACTTCGAGGCGCTGCACAAGGAAGGACAGGCCGGCCAGGCCCGTCTGACCCAGTACACGCGTTACCTCACGATCGCCCTCGCGCTGCTCCAGTCGACGACTCTCGTCACGGTGGCCCGTAGCGGCCAGCTCTTCGGCACGACCGATCTCGCGGCCTGCCAGCAGCTTCTGACGAACGATGTGTGGTGGGCGCAGCTGCTCATCATCATGGCGATGACGGCCGGTACCGGCCTGATCATGTGGTTCGCCGAGCTCGTCACCGAGCGCGGCATCGGCAACGGCATGTCGCTGCTCATCTTCACCTCGATCGCCGCCACGTTCCCCGGTGCCATGAGCCTCATCTGGCAGACCAAGGGCTTCGAGGTCTTCCTGCTGGTGCTGCTGGTCGGAATCATCGTGATGGGGCTCGTCGTGTTCGTCGAGCAATCCCAGCGACGCATCCCGGTGCAGTACGCCAAGCGCATGGTGGGTCGACGCACCTACGGTGGCACGAACACCTACATCCCGATCAAGGTGAACATGGCGGGCGTGATCCCCGTGATCTTCGCCTCGTCGCTGCTGTACATCCCGGCACTCATCGCGCAGTTCAACACCCCGCAGGACGGATCGACTCCGGCCGCCTGGGTGACCTGGATCACGACGAACTTCACGTCGGGCAACAGCCCGGTCTACATGGCCGCGTACTTCCTGCTGATCATCGGGTTCACGTACTTCTACGTGGCGATCACGTTCAACCCGGTCGAGGTCGCGGACAACATGAAGAAGTACGGCGGTTTCATCCCCGGCATCCGCGCGGGCCGCCCGACGGCCGAGTACCTCGACTACGTGCTCACCCGCATCACGCTCCCCGGCTCCCTGTACCTCGGTCTGATCGCGCTCATCCCGCTCATCGCTCTGGCCACCGTCGGCGCCAACCAGAACTTCCCGTTCGGCGGCGCCTCGATCCTCATCATCGTCGGTGTGGGTCTCGAGACGGTCAAGCAGATCGACGCGCAGCTGCAGCAGCGACACTATGAAGGGCTCCTCCGATGA
- the rpsH gene encoding 30S ribosomal protein S8 translates to MTMTDPVADLLTRLRNANSAHHDSVTLPSSKLKTHIAQILQQEGYIAGWETSDARVGQNLTLTLKYGPNRERSIAGIKRVSKPGLRVYAKSTELPTVLGGLGVAILSTSSGLLTDRQAEQKGVGGEVLAYVW, encoded by the coding sequence ATGACAATGACAGACCCGGTCGCAGATCTGCTGACCCGTCTGCGCAACGCGAACTCGGCGCACCACGATTCCGTGACCCTGCCGTCGAGCAAGCTCAAGACGCACATCGCTCAGATCCTCCAGCAGGAGGGCTACATCGCCGGCTGGGAGACCTCTGACGCCCGCGTCGGACAGAACCTCACGCTGACGCTGAAGTACGGTCCCAACCGTGAGCGCTCCATCGCTGGCATCAAGCGCGTCTCGAAGCCCGGTCTCCGCGTCTACGCGAAGTCGACCGAGCTTCCCACGGTCCTCGGCGGCCTTGGCGTGGCGATCCTGTCCACCTCCTCCGGTCTTCTCACCGACCGTCAGGCAGAGCAGAAGGGCGTGGGCGGAGAAGTTCTCGCCTACGTGTGGTAA
- a CDS encoding adenylate kinase codes for MTASARLLIVGPQGSGKGTQGVRIAESYGIPVVSTGDIFRANIKEGTPLGQQVTAILDKGDLVPDELTSEIVRDRLSQEDAAHGFLLDGYPRNTAQVAHLESFLAERGQALDAVILLDVPREESLERLTLRATEQGRSDDTPEAIGHRLDIYERETAPILEVYGAKGIVDRIDGVGSLDEITERIAEALAARGLRLAASAS; via the coding sequence ATGACAGCATCCGCACGTCTTCTCATCGTCGGCCCGCAGGGCTCCGGCAAGGGCACGCAGGGCGTGCGCATCGCCGAGTCCTACGGCATCCCGGTCGTCTCGACCGGCGACATCTTCCGGGCGAACATCAAGGAGGGGACGCCCCTCGGGCAGCAGGTCACCGCGATCCTCGACAAGGGCGACCTCGTTCCGGACGAGCTGACGAGCGAGATCGTGCGCGACCGCCTGTCACAGGAGGATGCCGCTCACGGCTTCCTGCTCGACGGCTACCCGCGCAACACCGCGCAGGTCGCCCACCTCGAGTCGTTCCTCGCCGAACGGGGACAGGCGCTCGACGCCGTCATCCTCCTCGACGTGCCGCGCGAGGAGAGTCTGGAGCGTCTGACGCTCCGTGCGACCGAGCAGGGACGCTCCGACGACACCCCGGAGGCCATCGGCCACCGCCTCGACATCTACGAGCGCGAGACCGCCCCGATCCTCGAGGTCTACGGGGCCAAGGGCATCGTCGACCGTATCGACGGCGTCGGCTCCCTCGACGAGATCACCGAGCGCATCGCCGAGGCCCTGGCCGCGCGCGGTCTGCGTCTCGCGGCCTCCGCCTCCTGA
- the rpmD gene encoding 50S ribosomal protein L30, whose amino-acid sequence MAARLKVTQIKSKVSEKQNQRDTLRSLGLKRIGDTTVRPDDAQTRGYVKTVAHLVKVEEID is encoded by the coding sequence ATGGCCGCGCGACTGAAGGTCACGCAGATCAAGTCCAAGGTGAGCGAGAAGCAGAACCAGCGTGACACGCTGCGCAGCCTCGGTCTGAAGCGGATCGGTGACACCACCGTCCGCCCCGACGACGCGCAGACGCGCGGTTACGTCAAGACCGTCGCCCACCTCGTCAAGGTTGAGGAGATCGACTAA
- the rplN gene encoding 50S ribosomal protein L14 — translation MIQQESRLKVADNTGAKELLTIRVLGGSKRRYAGLGDTIVATVKDAIPGGNVKKGDVVKAVIVRTKKEVRRPDGSYIKFDENAAVILKNDGEPRGTRIFGPVGRELRDKKFMKIVSLAPEVI, via the coding sequence GTGATCCAGCAGGAATCCCGACTCAAGGTCGCCGACAACACCGGCGCCAAGGAGCTGCTCACCATCCGCGTTCTCGGTGGCTCGAAGCGCCGTTACGCGGGACTCGGCGACACCATCGTCGCGACCGTCAAGGACGCGATCCCCGGTGGCAACGTCAAGAAGGGCGATGTCGTCAAGGCGGTCATCGTCCGCACCAAGAAGGAGGTCCGTCGCCCGGACGGCTCCTACATCAAGTTCGACGAGAACGCCGCAGTGATCCTGAAGAACGACGGGGAGCCCCGCGGCACCCGTATCTTCGGGCCGGTCGGTCGTGAGCTTCGCGACAAGAAGTTCATGAAGATCGTCTCGCTGGCGCCGGAGGTCATCTAA
- the infA gene encoding translation initiation factor IF-1 has protein sequence MAKKDGVIEIEGVISEALPNAMFRVELSNGHKVLATISGKMRQNYIRIIPEDRVVVELSPYDLTRGRIVYRYR, from the coding sequence ATGGCTAAGAAAGACGGTGTCATCGAGATCGAGGGCGTGATCTCCGAGGCTCTGCCCAACGCGATGTTCCGCGTTGAGCTCAGCAACGGACACAAGGTCCTTGCAACGATCTCCGGCAAGATGCGGCAGAACTACATCCGTATCATCCCCGAGGACCGTGTGGTCGTGGAGCTCAGCCCCTACGACCTGACCCGCGGCCGTATCGTCTACCGCTACCGCTGA
- the rplR gene encoding 50S ribosomal protein L18 has product MALKSKSDARARRHARLRKKVVGTEARPRLVVNRSARHVFVQLVDDSKGHTVASASTLETDLRSLEGDKTAKARKVGELLAERAKAAGVSEAVFDRGGNRYAGRVAAIADGAREGGLAL; this is encoded by the coding sequence ATGGCTCTCAAGTCAAAGTCTGACGCCCGCGCGCGTCGTCACGCCCGCCTTCGCAAGAAGGTCGTCGGCACCGAGGCGCGTCCGCGTCTCGTCGTCAACCGCTCGGCCCGCCACGTCTTCGTGCAGCTGGTCGACGACAGCAAGGGTCACACCGTGGCGTCGGCTTCGACGCTCGAGACCGACCTGCGCTCGCTCGAGGGTGACAAGACCGCCAAGGCCCGCAAGGTCGGCGAGCTCCTCGCCGAGCGTGCGAAGGCTGCCGGCGTTTCCGAGGCAGTGTTCGACCGTGGCGGCAACCGCTACGCCGGTCGTGTCGCCGCCATCGCCGACGGCGCCCGCGAGGGGGGTCTGGCACTGTGA
- the rpmJ gene encoding 50S ribosomal protein L36 produces MKVNPSVKPICDHCKVIRRHGRVMVICKSNPRHKQRQG; encoded by the coding sequence ATGAAGGTCAACCCCAGCGTCAAGCCCATCTGCGATCACTGCAAGGTGATCCGCCGTCACGGCCGCGTCATGGTGATCTGCAAGAGCAACCCGCGTCACAAGCAGCGCCAAGGCTGA
- the rplX gene encoding 50S ribosomal protein L24 encodes MAKIKKGDLVQVITGATQERGGDRGKQGKVLDVLSDKNRVIVEGVNYVTKHTRVGQTQRGTKTGGIETVEASIHISNVALVDPSTKKPTKVGHRVEEQTKDGVKRTVRVRYAKKSGKDL; translated from the coding sequence ATGGCGAAGATCAAGAAGGGTGACCTGGTTCAGGTCATCACCGGTGCCACGCAGGAGCGTGGCGGCGACCGCGGCAAGCAGGGCAAGGTCCTCGACGTCCTTTCCGACAAGAACCGCGTCATCGTCGAAGGCGTGAACTACGTCACCAAGCACACCCGCGTCGGCCAGACGCAGCGTGGCACCAAGACCGGAGGCATCGAGACCGTCGAAGCCTCCATCCACATCTCGAACGTCGCACTCGTCGACCCCTCGACCAAGAAGCCGACCAAGGTCGGCCACCGGGTCGAGGAGCAGACCAAGGACGGCGTCAAGCGCACCGTCCGCGTGCGCTACGCGAAGAAGAGCGGTAAGGACCTCTGA
- the rplE gene encoding 50S ribosomal protein L5, which produces MSTDTAAPAGKIQPRLKQKYNTEIKKAMQDEFGYANVMQIPGLVKVVVNTGVGEAARDSKVIDGAVDDLTKITGQKPIVTKARKSIAQFKLREGQAIGAHVTLRGDRAWEFVDRLVSLALPRIRDFRGLSGKQFDGNGNYTFGLQEQSVFHEIDQDKIDRVRGFDITVVTTAKTDEEGRALLRHLGFPFRSEDAQA; this is translated from the coding sequence ATGAGCACCGACACTGCCGCGCCGGCTGGCAAGATCCAGCCGCGCCTGAAGCAGAAGTACAACACCGAGATCAAGAAGGCGATGCAGGACGAGTTCGGTTACGCGAACGTCATGCAGATCCCCGGACTGGTCAAGGTCGTCGTGAACACCGGTGTCGGCGAGGCAGCTCGCGACAGCAAGGTGATCGATGGAGCGGTCGACGATCTCACCAAGATCACCGGCCAGAAGCCGATCGTCACGAAGGCTCGCAAGTCCATCGCGCAGTTCAAGCTGCGCGAGGGTCAGGCCATCGGCGCGCACGTCACCCTCCGCGGTGACCGCGCGTGGGAGTTCGTGGATCGCCTCGTCTCGCTCGCACTGCCCCGTATCCGCGACTTCCGCGGTCTCTCGGGCAAGCAGTTCGACGGCAACGGCAACTACACCTTCGGTCTCCAGGAGCAGAGCGTGTTCCACGAGATCGATCAGGACAAGATCGACCGGGTTCGCGGTTTCGACATCACCGTCGTCACCACCGCGAAGACGGATGAAGAGGGCCGGGCACTGCTCCGTCACCTCGGATTCCCGTTCCGCTCGGAAGACGCACAGGCGTAA
- the rpsQ gene encoding 30S ribosomal protein S17, giving the protein MATKKEATVETQAAGHESSEHDVRDSAARGYRKARRGYVVSDKMDKTIVVEVEDRVKHPLYGKVIRRTSKVKAHDEANSAGIGDLVLINETRPLSATKRWRLVEILEKAK; this is encoded by the coding sequence ATGGCCACCAAGAAGGAAGCGACTGTGGAGACGCAGGCCGCAGGACACGAGTCGTCCGAGCACGACGTCCGCGACTCCGCTGCCCGCGGTTACCGCAAGGCGCGTCGCGGCTACGTCGTCAGCGACAAGATGGACAAGACCATCGTGGTCGAGGTCGAGGACCGCGTGAAGCACCCGCTTTACGGCAAGGTCATCCGCCGCACCTCGAAGGTCAAGGCGCACGATGAGGCGAACTCCGCCGGCATCGGCGACCTGGTCCTGATCAACGAGACCCGCCCGCTGAGCGCCACGAAGCGCTGGCGCCTGGTGGAGATTCTGGAGAAGGCCAAGTGA
- the rpsE gene encoding 30S ribosomal protein S5, with the protein MTEAAAATSETAAGTTQAEPARDSRDGRRGGRDRNQGGGRDRNSRDRGDNQFLERVVTINRVSKVVKGGRRFSFTALVVVGDGNGLVGVGYGKAREVPLAISKGVEEAKRNFFRVPRVGSTIPHPVQGEAAAGVVLLRPAAAGTGVIAGGPVRAVLECAGIHDVLSKSLGSSNTINIVHATVTALKQLEEPRAVAARRGLEFDQVAPARLVRAEAEAIAAQKVGA; encoded by the coding sequence GTGACCGAAGCGGCTGCTGCCACTTCCGAGACGGCTGCCGGCACCACGCAGGCTGAGCCGGCTCGCGATTCGCGTGATGGCCGCCGCGGCGGTCGTGACCGCAACCAGGGTGGCGGCCGTGACCGCAACTCTCGTGACCGTGGCGACAACCAGTTCCTGGAGCGCGTCGTCACCATCAACCGCGTCTCGAAGGTCGTGAAGGGTGGTCGTCGCTTCAGCTTCACCGCCCTCGTGGTCGTCGGTGACGGCAACGGTCTGGTCGGCGTCGGCTACGGCAAGGCCCGCGAGGTCCCTCTGGCGATCTCGAAGGGTGTCGAAGAGGCCAAGCGCAACTTCTTCCGCGTTCCGCGCGTCGGCAGCACCATCCCGCACCCCGTGCAGGGTGAGGCGGCCGCTGGTGTGGTCCTGCTCCGTCCGGCCGCTGCCGGTACCGGTGTCATCGCCGGTGGTCCGGTCCGCGCCGTGCTCGAGTGCGCCGGTATCCACGACGTGCTGTCGAAGTCGCTCGGCTCGTCGAACACGATCAACATCGTGCACGCGACGGTCACCGCCCTGAAGCAGCTCGAGGAGCCTCGTGCGGTCGCCGCGCGTCGTGGCCTCGAGTTCGACCAGGTCGCCCCTGCGCGCCTCGTGCGCGCCGAGGCCGAGGCCATCGCCGCACAGAAGGTAGGTGCCTGA
- the rplF gene encoding 50S ribosomal protein L6: protein MSRIGRLPIDVPAGVTVSVDGREVAVKGPKGELTLTVASPIEVAVEENQVLVSRPDDERESRSLHGLTRTLINNNIIGVTQGYTKGLEVVGTGYRVQQKGSSVEFALGFSHPVLIDPPAGITLTVEGTTKLTVSGIDKQAVGEAAANIRKIRKPEPYKGKGVRYAGENVRRKAGKSGK, encoded by the coding sequence ATGTCGCGTATTGGACGACTTCCCATCGACGTTCCCGCGGGCGTGACCGTTTCGGTCGACGGCCGCGAGGTCGCGGTGAAGGGCCCCAAGGGTGAACTCACCCTCACAGTGGCCAGCCCCATCGAGGTCGCGGTCGAGGAGAACCAGGTTCTGGTCTCCCGTCCCGACGACGAGCGCGAGTCGCGGTCGCTTCACGGCCTGACCCGCACGCTCATCAACAACAACATCATCGGCGTGACCCAGGGCTACACCAAGGGTCTCGAGGTCGTCGGCACCGGTTACCGCGTGCAGCAGAAGGGCAGCTCGGTCGAGTTCGCCCTCGGCTTCTCGCACCCGGTCCTGATCGACCCGCCCGCCGGCATCACGCTCACGGTCGAGGGCACCACCAAGCTCACCGTCAGCGGGATCGACAAGCAGGCTGTCGGCGAGGCAGCTGCCAACATCCGCAAGATCCGCAAGCCCGAGCCGTACAAGGGCAAGGGTGTGCGCTACGCCGGCGAGAACGTGCGTCGCAAGGCCGGAAAGAGTGGTAAGTAA
- the map gene encoding type I methionyl aminopeptidase: protein MFRRSIYKTPAQLRAMVEPGLITAAALDAVRPLIKAGVTTLELDTVANRTILARGAESNFQLVRGYHHTTCISVNEQVVHGIPGERVLQPGDIVSVDCGAQFQGWNGDSAITVVVPDPERPEVVARREELSRVTEGSMWAGIAAMASVSSIDEIGAAIQDYIEAQGPSAVSGEPYGILREYVGHGIGRKMHEAPSVFNYRTPDRGEDVKPGLVLAIEPMVTAGGEATFIEEDDWTVTTVDGTDGSHWEHSVALHDGGIWVLTAPDGGRAGLAPFGVEPREIGK, encoded by the coding sequence ATGTTCCGCCGGTCGATCTACAAGACCCCGGCTCAGCTGCGAGCCATGGTGGAGCCCGGCCTCATCACGGCGGCGGCACTGGATGCCGTCCGCCCGCTGATCAAGGCCGGTGTGACGACGCTCGAGCTCGACACGGTGGCGAACCGCACGATCCTCGCCCGCGGCGCCGAGTCGAATTTCCAGCTGGTGCGCGGCTATCACCACACCACCTGCATCTCGGTGAACGAGCAGGTCGTGCACGGGATCCCGGGGGAGCGGGTGCTCCAGCCGGGTGACATCGTGTCGGTCGACTGCGGTGCGCAGTTCCAGGGGTGGAACGGCGACAGCGCCATCACCGTGGTCGTGCCCGACCCGGAGCGCCCCGAGGTGGTCGCCCGTCGCGAGGAGCTCTCCCGCGTGACCGAGGGGTCCATGTGGGCGGGAATCGCCGCCATGGCCTCGGTCTCGTCCATCGACGAGATCGGTGCGGCCATCCAGGACTACATCGAGGCTCAGGGACCGTCAGCGGTCTCCGGCGAGCCATACGGCATCCTGCGCGAATACGTCGGACACGGCATCGGTCGCAAGATGCACGAAGCCCCCAGCGTCTTCAACTACCGCACACCCGACCGCGGTGAAGACGTGAAGCCCGGCCTCGTGCTCGCGATCGAGCCGATGGTCACCGCCGGTGGGGAGGCGACCTTCATCGAGGAGGACGACTGGACCGTCACCACGGTGGACGGCACAGACGGCTCCCATTGGGAACATAGCGTCGCCCTGCATGATGGGGGTATCTGGGTGCTGACTGCGCCCGATGGTGGAAGAGCCGGACTCGCCCCGTTCGGGGTCGAGCCTCGAGAGATCGGAAAGTAA
- a CDS encoding thioredoxin domain-containing protein produces the protein MAAAKSNTNWFAIGVSIAVVVVLVAIGGLVVFLNNQATSPGAAPKANDTFNSETGAVSFGDGEDTIAVFVDFQCPVCKTFEDQFGAQLEAAAADGRITLEYHPIAILDRFSQGTEYSSRSAGAAFCVAESNPDLYLDFAKTLFENQPEENSTGLTNDQLAGFATQVGADDAVSCITDETYRKFGAAQAKSHEIAGTPTVDINGTRLNLQDQADLKKFTDLIS, from the coding sequence ATGGCAGCGGCGAAGAGCAACACCAACTGGTTCGCGATCGGCGTCTCCATCGCCGTCGTCGTGGTGCTGGTGGCGATCGGTGGACTCGTGGTGTTCCTCAACAACCAGGCGACCTCGCCCGGCGCGGCGCCGAAGGCCAACGACACCTTCAACTCCGAGACCGGTGCGGTCTCGTTCGGCGACGGTGAAGACACCATCGCGGTGTTCGTCGACTTCCAGTGCCCGGTCTGCAAGACCTTCGAGGACCAGTTCGGTGCTCAGCTCGAAGCCGCGGCTGCCGACGGCCGCATCACGCTCGAGTACCACCCGATCGCGATCCTCGACCGTTTCTCGCAGGGCACCGAGTACTCCTCGCGGTCGGCAGGTGCCGCGTTCTGCGTCGCCGAGTCGAACCCTGACCTGTACCTCGACTTCGCCAAGACGCTCTTCGAGAACCAGCCCGAGGAGAACTCGACCGGTCTGACGAACGACCAGCTGGCCGGCTTCGCGACACAGGTCGGTGCGGACGACGCGGTCTCGTGCATCACCGACGAGACGTACCGCAAGTTCGGTGCGGCGCAGGCGAAGTCCCACGAGATCGCCGGCACGCCGACGGTGGACATCAACGGCACGCGCCTCAACCTGCAGGACCAGGCCGACCTGAAGAAGTTCACCGACCTGATCAGCTGA
- the rplO gene encoding 50S ribosomal protein L15, with protein sequence MAEKNEAVEAEKATKKAAAPKAAAEKKPAAKKAPAKTAAADAKAEGAAKKPAAKKAAPKKDAPASRPGVLKVHHLRPVPGSNTAKTRVGRGEGSKGKTAGRGTKGTKARNTVRVGFEGGQMPLHMRTPKLRGFKNPFRVEYQVVNLEKLAELYPKGGDVTIGDLVAKGAVRKNEKVKVLGNGDIAVKLTVSVDKVSGSAEQKIVAAGGSVK encoded by the coding sequence ATGGCTGAGAAGAACGAGGCCGTCGAGGCTGAGAAGGCCACGAAGAAGGCTGCAGCTCCCAAGGCTGCCGCCGAGAAGAAGCCGGCCGCGAAGAAGGCTCCGGCCAAGACCGCTGCCGCTGACGCCAAGGCTGAGGGCGCTGCCAAGAAGCCGGCCGCCAAGAAGGCCGCGCCGAAGAAGGATGCTCCGGCGTCCCGCCCCGGCGTGCTGAAGGTGCACCACCTGCGTCCCGTCCCCGGATCCAACACCGCCAAGACTCGCGTCGGCCGTGGTGAGGGCTCCAAGGGTAAGACCGCTGGTCGTGGAACCAAGGGCACCAAGGCGCGCAACACCGTTCGCGTCGGCTTCGAGGGTGGGCAGATGCCGCTCCACATGCGCACCCCGAAGCTGCGCGGGTTCAAGAACCCGTTCCGCGTGGAGTACCAGGTCGTGAACCTGGAGAAGCTCGCGGAGCTGTACCCGAAGGGTGGCGATGTCACCATCGGCGACCTGGTCGCCAAGGGTGCCGTTCGCAAGAACGAGAAGGTCAAGGTTCTCGGAAACGGCGACATCGCCGTGAAGCTCACCGTTTCGGTCGACAAGGTCTCGGGTTCTGCCGAGCAGAAGATCGTCGCGGCTGGCGGATCCGTCAAGTAA